A region from the Streptomyces sp. 3214.6 genome encodes:
- a CDS encoding DUF418 domain-containing protein — MTQNADDTVLTAPISEQAAEQAAEPTAAMATASVAARAGAPASGRSSVGRLIDAFPRFHRLARPVVAVGTMSLTAYVFHIVGIRLLGIEELPGSSPHVLLGFLVAVTVFAALWSRFFRRGPLEWLLGKATKPAGWVR; from the coding sequence ATGACCCAGAACGCAGACGACACGGTGCTCACCGCGCCGATCAGCGAGCAGGCCGCCGAGCAGGCCGCCGAGCCGACCGCCGCGATGGCCACCGCGTCGGTCGCCGCCCGGGCCGGGGCTCCGGCGAGCGGTCGGTCGTCGGTGGGCCGCCTGATCGACGCCTTCCCGCGCTTCCACCGCCTGGCCCGACCGGTCGTCGCGGTCGGCACGATGTCGCTGACCGCGTACGTCTTCCACATCGTCGGCATCCGACTCCTCGGCATCGAGGAGCTGCCCGGGTCCTCGCCGCACGTGCTGCTGGGCTTCCTCGTCGCCGTCACCGTGTTCGCCGCCCTCTGGTCCCGCTTCTTCCGGCGCGGCCCCCTGGAATGGCTGCTCGGCAAGGCGACCAAGCCGGCCGGGTGGGTGCGATGA
- a CDS encoding VOC family protein — protein MERVLGIGGYFLRAADPAALSAWYRECLGLDADEHGLWRQGAGPTVFATFESETDYFGSHAQRTMLNFRVRDLDAMLAQLRDKGADVARETQEMEGVGRFGWVTDPEGNRVELWQPA, from the coding sequence ATGGAACGTGTGCTTGGAATCGGTGGGTATTTTCTGCGGGCCGCCGACCCGGCGGCCCTGAGCGCCTGGTATCGCGAGTGCCTGGGCCTGGACGCCGACGAGCATGGCCTGTGGCGTCAGGGAGCCGGGCCGACGGTGTTCGCGACGTTCGAGTCCGAGACCGACTACTTCGGGTCCCACGCCCAGCGGACCATGCTCAATTTCCGGGTCCGCGACCTGGATGCGATGCTCGCGCAGTTGCGCGACAAGGGAGCGGACGTCGCCCGGGAGACCCAGGAGATGGAGGGCGTCGGCCGGTTCGGCTGGGTCACGGATCCCGAGGGCAACCGCGTCGAGCTGTGGCAGCCCGCCTGA
- a CDS encoding Gfo/Idh/MocA family oxidoreductase yields MTVRVGVIGAGWIGKEHIRRLTDVVTGARVTAVTDLDVARAEEAAAPVGARVLPDGAAVIAAADVDAVLVTSWGPTHAEHVLDAIAAGKPVFCEKPLATTAEDCLKIVEAETAHGHRLVQVGFMRRYDTGYRQLKQVIDSGRIGEPLIVHCAHRNPTVPESYTSAMAALDTAVHEVDVLRWLLDDEIVSTQVVTPRATGKRHPHLKDPQIMLFETAKGVRIDLEVFVNCQYGYDIQCEAVGEDGLVRLPDPAAVGVRSAGQHSTEVLTDWVGRFADAFDTEFREWIAAVAAGDAPTGPAAWDGYAATVITSATVDALESGRVVATDLKPRPAFYGGAA; encoded by the coding sequence ATGACCGTACGTGTAGGCGTCATCGGCGCCGGCTGGATCGGCAAAGAGCACATCCGGCGTCTCACCGACGTCGTCACAGGCGCCCGGGTCACCGCGGTCACCGACCTCGACGTCGCCCGCGCCGAGGAGGCGGCGGCGCCGGTGGGCGCCCGGGTGCTGCCTGATGGCGCGGCCGTGATCGCGGCGGCCGACGTGGACGCGGTGCTCGTCACCTCCTGGGGCCCCACCCACGCCGAACACGTGCTCGATGCGATAGCCGCCGGAAAGCCGGTGTTCTGCGAGAAGCCCCTCGCGACGACCGCCGAGGACTGTCTGAAGATCGTCGAGGCCGAGACGGCGCACGGCCACCGCCTGGTCCAGGTCGGCTTCATGCGCCGCTACGACACCGGCTACCGGCAGCTGAAGCAGGTCATCGACTCGGGCCGGATCGGTGAGCCGCTCATCGTGCACTGCGCCCACCGCAACCCGACCGTCCCCGAGTCCTACACCTCCGCCATGGCCGCCCTCGACACAGCCGTCCACGAGGTCGACGTACTGCGCTGGCTGCTGGACGACGAGATCGTCTCCACCCAGGTCGTCACCCCGCGCGCGACCGGCAAACGGCACCCGCACCTCAAGGACCCGCAGATCATGCTCTTCGAGACCGCCAAGGGCGTCCGTATCGACCTGGAGGTCTTCGTCAACTGCCAGTACGGCTACGACATCCAGTGCGAAGCGGTCGGCGAGGACGGCCTGGTCCGGCTGCCCGACCCCGCGGCGGTCGGCGTGCGCAGCGCCGGGCAGCACAGCACGGAGGTGCTCACGGACTGGGTGGGCCGGTTCGCCGACGCCTTCGACACCGAGTTCCGGGAGTGGATCGCGGCCGTCGCCGCCGGCGACGCGCCCACCGGCCCGGCGGCCTGGGACGGCTACGCCGCCACCGTCATCACCAGCGCCACCGTC
- a CDS encoding LacI family DNA-binding transcriptional regulator: MADVAAKAGVSRALVSIVFRDQPGASEETRQRVLRVADEIGYSPDSAARLLARGRSRTLGVMFTVHQIFHTDLIAGIYPEAERLGYDVLLSAAAQGRSEAKAVEALLSHRCEALILLASDAETPYLDELAHRTAAVSVGRRATGVTGAPVDFVHSAEGKGVRQAMDHLVELGHRRIVHIDGGRGPGSAERRRAYRAAMRRHGLESEARVIPGDHTEQSGIETGRLLLDERDRGQPLPTAVLAANDRSAMGLLMALTRVGVDVPRDLSVVGYDDSHLSHLMPIGLTTVRQDAVLLAEHAVRFAVERLENPELAPREAVLEPKLVVRASSGPPPQGAA, from the coding sequence ATGGCGGACGTCGCCGCGAAGGCGGGCGTCTCCCGGGCGCTCGTCTCGATCGTCTTCCGCGACCAGCCGGGAGCGAGCGAGGAGACCCGGCAGCGTGTGCTGCGGGTCGCCGACGAGATCGGCTACAGCCCCGACAGCGCGGCCCGACTGCTGGCCCGCGGCCGCAGCCGCACCCTCGGGGTGATGTTCACGGTGCACCAGATCTTCCACACGGACCTCATCGCGGGCATCTACCCCGAGGCCGAGCGCCTCGGCTACGACGTCCTGCTCTCCGCGGCCGCCCAGGGCCGCAGCGAGGCCAAGGCCGTCGAGGCCCTGCTCAGTCACCGTTGCGAGGCGCTGATCCTGCTGGCCTCCGACGCCGAAACCCCCTACCTCGACGAACTCGCGCACCGGACGGCGGCCGTTTCGGTCGGCCGGCGCGCCACCGGCGTCACCGGCGCCCCCGTGGACTTCGTGCACTCGGCCGAGGGCAAGGGTGTACGGCAGGCCATGGACCACCTCGTCGAACTCGGTCACCGCCGGATCGTGCACATCGACGGCGGGCGCGGCCCCGGCTCGGCCGAGCGGCGGCGCGCCTACCGGGCGGCGATGCGCCGGCACGGACTGGAGTCCGAGGCGCGGGTGATCCCCGGCGACCACACGGAGCAGTCCGGGATCGAGACCGGCCGACTGCTCCTGGACGAACGCGACCGGGGGCAGCCGCTGCCGACCGCGGTCCTGGCGGCCAACGACCGCAGCGCCATGGGCCTGTTGATGGCTCTGACGCGGGTCGGCGTGGACGTTCCGCGCGATCTCTCCGTCGTCGGCTACGACGACAGTCACCTCTCCCATCTGATGCCGATCGGGCTGACCACCGTCCGTCAGGACGCGGTGCTCCTGGCGGAACACGCGGTGCGGTTCGCGGTGGAGCGGCTGGAGAACCCCGAACTGGCGCCGCGGGAAGCGGTGTTGGAGCCGAAACTGGTGGTGCGCGCCTCCAGCGGCCCGCCGCCGCAGGGCGCGGCCTGA
- a CDS encoding TIM barrel protein, translating to MATVPTPLRTTVGNLCLGSAPDSWGVWFPEDEHQVSHTRFLDELAEAGYQWLELGPYGYLPTEPQRLKEELDSRGLRVCGGTAFGALHRPEAWEEMLAHVRQVAALTAAAGAHHLVLIPPMYRDEKTGAFTEPPELTAEQWAGFGRSADRLGRLLLDEYDVRLVVHPHADSHIQTQPEIERLLNESDSRYTNLCLDTGHVAYGGGDNLDLIRRFGERVGYVHIKQMDPAVLAQVAAEDLSFGEAVKRGVCVSPPAGVPNPADVVAELAKLDVELFVIVEQDLYPCAPEVPLPIAVRTREHLAGCGLTGTRRPILDR from the coding sequence ATGGCAACGGTGCCAACCCCGCTCCGCACCACCGTCGGCAACCTGTGCCTGGGCTCCGCCCCCGACTCCTGGGGCGTCTGGTTCCCCGAGGACGAACACCAGGTGTCGCACACCCGCTTCCTCGACGAGCTGGCCGAGGCCGGCTACCAGTGGCTGGAGCTCGGCCCGTACGGCTACCTCCCGACCGAGCCGCAGCGGCTGAAGGAGGAGCTCGACTCCCGTGGCCTGCGGGTCTGTGGCGGCACCGCGTTCGGCGCGCTGCACCGGCCCGAGGCCTGGGAGGAGATGCTCGCCCACGTCCGCCAGGTCGCCGCGCTGACCGCGGCCGCGGGCGCGCACCACCTGGTGTTGATCCCGCCGATGTACCGGGACGAGAAGACCGGCGCGTTCACCGAGCCGCCCGAGCTGACCGCCGAGCAGTGGGCCGGCTTCGGCCGCAGCGCCGACCGGCTCGGCAGGCTGCTCCTGGACGAGTACGACGTCCGCCTCGTCGTCCACCCGCACGCCGACAGCCACATCCAGACCCAGCCCGAGATCGAACGGCTGCTCAACGAGTCGGACTCCCGCTACACCAACCTCTGCCTGGACACCGGACACGTCGCCTACGGCGGCGGCGACAACCTCGACCTGATCCGCCGCTTCGGCGAACGCGTCGGCTACGTCCACATCAAGCAGATGGACCCCGCCGTGCTGGCCCAGGTCGCCGCCGAGGACCTCTCCTTCGGCGAGGCCGTCAAGCGCGGGGTGTGCGTCTCCCCGCCCGCAGGTGTGCCGAACCCCGCCGACGTCGTGGCCGAACTCGCCAAGCTGGACGTCGAGTTGTTCGTGATCGTCGAGCAGGACCTCTACCCCTGCGCCCCCGAGGTGCCCCTGCCCATCGCCGTACGCACCCGCGAGCACCTCGCGGGCTGCGGACTCACGGGTACCCGCCGCCCGATCCTCGACCGGTAG
- a CDS encoding sensor histidine kinase: protein MTSPQTWWTRVPAPVVDAVVVAVALADLLLSLEDESAFALGVAAAGCAALAFRRRFPLPVFLLTLPGALMLDIVFAPFAALFTLAERSRDRRLLTVCAVLFALASAVPRPLDDLSSPDRTWTVVYFFYTLATAAAPVFLGQLVQARRDLARRLVEIEEAREHERLLHSQAVLARERAQLAREMHDVVSHQVSLIAVQAGALQVSATDPGTREGARTIRTLSVDTLDELRHMVTLLRASGGRTTELTPQPTLADLHQLVTTSGIPTDLTGELPPDVGTPAQRAVYRTVQEALTNVRKHAPGARATVHLQHEAGTIGVTVTNTPPTRPSLPLPGSQQGLVGLGERAELLHGTFASGPTADGGYAVELRIPTRPD, encoded by the coding sequence ATGACCTCGCCGCAGACCTGGTGGACCCGGGTTCCCGCCCCGGTCGTCGACGCGGTGGTCGTCGCGGTCGCGCTCGCGGACCTCCTGCTCAGCCTGGAGGATGAGTCGGCGTTCGCCCTGGGGGTGGCAGCCGCGGGCTGTGCCGCACTGGCGTTCCGCCGGCGTTTCCCGCTCCCGGTGTTCCTGCTCACGCTTCCTGGCGCACTGATGCTGGACATCGTGTTCGCCCCGTTCGCGGCCCTGTTCACGCTGGCCGAGCGCTCCCGCGACCGTCGTCTGCTCACCGTCTGCGCGGTGCTGTTCGCGCTCGCCTCCGCGGTTCCCCGGCCGCTGGACGATCTCTCCTCCCCTGATCGCACCTGGACGGTCGTCTACTTCTTCTACACACTGGCCACGGCCGCGGCCCCGGTCTTCCTGGGGCAACTCGTGCAGGCTCGCCGGGACCTGGCCCGTCGCCTCGTGGAGATCGAAGAGGCCCGCGAGCACGAGCGGCTGCTGCACTCGCAGGCCGTGCTGGCCCGCGAACGCGCCCAGCTCGCCCGGGAGATGCACGACGTGGTCTCGCACCAGGTCAGTCTGATCGCGGTGCAGGCGGGCGCCCTCCAGGTCTCCGCCACCGACCCGGGCACCAGGGAGGGCGCCCGGACCATCCGCACCCTCAGCGTCGACACCCTCGACGAACTGCGGCACATGGTCACCCTGTTGCGGGCCTCGGGCGGCCGGACCACCGAGCTCACCCCGCAGCCCACCCTCGCCGACCTCCACCAGCTCGTGACCACCAGCGGCATCCCGACGGACCTGACCGGCGAACTCCCGCCGGACGTCGGCACCCCGGCGCAGCGCGCCGTCTACCGCACCGTCCAGGAAGCCCTCACCAACGTCCGCAAGCACGCCCCCGGCGCCCGTGCGACCGTCCACCTCCAGCACGAGGCCGGCACCATCGGCGTCACCGTCACCAACACACCGCCGACCCGCCCCTCGCTTCCCCTCCCCGGCTCCCAGCAGGGGCTCGTCGGCCTCGGGGAACGCGCCGAGCTCCTGCACGGAACCTTCGCGTCGGGGCCGACCGCCGACGGCGGCTATGCGGTGGAACTCCGTATCCCGACCCGCCCGGACTGA
- a CDS encoding response regulator → MVVDDEALVRSGFKLILSAADDIEVVATTAGAEAVATVRRERPDVVLLDIRMPDVDGLTVLRELRALPEPPVVAMLTTFDADEYILTALRSGAAGFLLKDTEPDQLAQLVRTLVAGGVVMSPKASRAVWQSHPGAAADDDIEATRVGRLTEREREVLVLIAEGLSNAEIGGRLHLSAGTVKDHVSAILTKLRVAGRVQAALLAQRAGLLDDGRRRPESGR, encoded by the coding sequence ATGGTGGTCGACGACGAGGCCCTGGTGCGGTCCGGCTTCAAGCTCATCCTGAGCGCGGCCGACGACATCGAGGTCGTCGCGACCACGGCGGGCGCCGAGGCGGTCGCCACCGTACGGCGGGAGCGGCCCGACGTCGTGCTCCTCGACATCCGGATGCCGGACGTCGACGGGCTGACCGTGCTGCGGGAGCTGCGCGCCCTGCCCGAGCCGCCGGTGGTGGCGATGCTGACGACGTTCGACGCCGACGAGTACATCCTGACCGCGCTGCGCTCCGGCGCGGCCGGCTTCCTGCTGAAGGACACCGAGCCCGACCAACTAGCCCAGCTGGTACGGACGTTGGTGGCGGGCGGGGTGGTGATGTCGCCGAAGGCGTCCCGTGCCGTGTGGCAGAGCCACCCGGGGGCGGCGGCCGACGACGACATCGAGGCCACCAGGGTCGGACGGCTCACCGAGCGCGAACGCGAGGTCCTCGTGCTGATCGCGGAGGGACTGTCCAACGCCGAGATCGGCGGCCGCCTCCACCTCAGCGCGGGCACGGTGAAGGACCATGTCAGCGCGATCCTCACCAAGCTGCGCGTCGCCGGCCGGGTGCAGGCGGCGCTGCTCGCCCAGCGGGCCGGGCTGCTCGACGACGGCCGGCGGCGCCCGGAGTCCGGCCGATGA
- a CDS encoding sigma-70 family RNA polymerase sigma factor: MTDRSTAVPASSSSATAAYARVYEEQQPRLVAYARSLTRNAWTAEDLVAEAHFRVWRRLSAGHEIDNVPAYLRTTVRHLAMASGSATHETPRDPRTEERAEPGRHGEDPAERVAGVDLVVRVLGQLPERWVKALWLAEAEGQPLAAIGPQLGTKEGATAVLLHRAREGMRQAFLRAQTGAPEDPACQVHWARMPAYVRGAATARQQERLLGHVDACDDCRGLLASLMQANDRLPALVGPALLVLALGGTGKFLLAFAAGSAGAAGGLGTGVLHGVRHATVGGAKAPLAATAGALVAGAAAVCLVLGWSDSATAPVRRTPVAEAPTVQVPADGAPMTEATEAPPSQAPVRAEAPEDVGPLAQAADIRETPPARTADTATPTAPTATAGTDAPQPPPADSPTPAPGDATTEEPPRPVDSPPTDHGTPKASEPPAPTPVTPDPNPNPPQPGGDGAPDPGPGGPPDCWGDAPHTGHRSHSHRSPGTDPAAKGPGRKGH, from the coding sequence ATGACCGACAGGTCCACTGCCGTGCCCGCATCGTCGTCCTCCGCCACCGCCGCGTATGCCCGCGTCTACGAGGAACAGCAGCCGCGTCTCGTCGCGTACGCCCGCTCGCTCACCAGGAACGCGTGGACCGCCGAGGACCTCGTCGCCGAGGCGCACTTCCGCGTGTGGCGGCGGCTGTCCGCGGGGCACGAGATCGACAACGTGCCGGCGTACCTCAGGACGACGGTGCGGCACCTCGCGATGGCTTCCGGGAGCGCGACGCACGAGACGCCCCGGGATCCGCGGACCGAGGAGCGGGCCGAGCCGGGCAGGCACGGCGAGGACCCGGCCGAGCGGGTGGCCGGCGTCGATCTGGTGGTGCGGGTGCTCGGGCAGTTGCCCGAACGCTGGGTGAAGGCACTGTGGCTGGCGGAGGCCGAGGGCCAGCCGCTGGCTGCGATCGGGCCGCAGCTCGGCACCAAGGAGGGGGCGACGGCCGTCCTGCTCCACCGGGCTCGGGAAGGCATGCGGCAGGCGTTCCTGCGGGCCCAGACCGGAGCCCCCGAGGACCCCGCGTGCCAGGTCCACTGGGCCCGGATGCCCGCGTACGTCCGCGGCGCCGCGACCGCACGCCAGCAGGAGCGACTGCTCGGCCACGTGGACGCGTGCGACGACTGCCGCGGGCTGCTCGCCTCGCTGATGCAGGCCAACGACCGGCTGCCCGCCCTGGTCGGCCCGGCCCTGCTGGTCCTCGCGCTGGGCGGCACGGGCAAGTTCCTCCTGGCCTTCGCGGCCGGGTCCGCCGGTGCGGCGGGCGGGCTCGGGACCGGGGTGCTGCACGGGGTGCGTCATGCCACGGTCGGCGGCGCGAAGGCGCCCCTGGCGGCGACGGCCGGCGCGCTCGTGGCGGGCGCCGCCGCGGTCTGTCTCGTGCTCGGCTGGTCCGACTCCGCCACGGCGCCGGTACGGCGCACTCCGGTGGCCGAGGCGCCCACGGTCCAGGTCCCGGCGGACGGGGCGCCGATGACCGAGGCGACCGAAGCGCCGCCTTCGCAGGCCCCCGTCCGGGCCGAAGCCCCCGAGGACGTCGGCCCCCTCGCGCAGGCGGCCGACATCCGGGAAACACCCCCCGCACGAACAGCCGACACGGCCACGCCCACCGCGCCCACGGCCACCGCCGGAACGGATGCGCCGCAGCCGCCCCCCGCCGACAGTCCCACGCCGGCCCCTGGTGACGCGACGACCGAGGAGCCCCCTCGCCCGGTCGACTCGCCCCCGACCGACCACGGCACCCCAAAAGCCTCGGAGCCCCCGGCGCCCACACCCGTGACACCGGACCCGAACCCCAACCCGCCGCAGCCCGGCGGGGACGGTGCCCCGGACCCCGGGCCAGGCGGACCCCCCGACTGCTGGGGCGACGCCCCGCACACCGGACACCGAAGCCATTCACACCGCAGCCCCGGAACCGACCCGGCGGCGAAGGGCCCCGGCCGCAAGGGGCACTGA